A portion of the Bactrocera neohumeralis isolate Rockhampton chromosome 2, APGP_CSIRO_Bneo_wtdbg2-racon-allhic-juicebox.fasta_v2, whole genome shotgun sequence genome contains these proteins:
- the LOC126767643 gene encoding cystinosin homolog isoform X1: protein MKSSTGIYSVLRYTKSLIFVISISVALFTQTTADERFTRSSNRSGLTVSTHDLTIIVKNTKTFDVLIRDPLEQDVFVQLVKQHETLVELDPNYFTISASNPQNRTVSVRGLQLGHLEVTATSLPDESWIVDDLFVRITVAKSEPIIYTSIVFGWIYFVAWSISFYPQIFINFRRKSVIGLNFDFLALNIVGFTLYSVFNCGLYWVPSIQDEYASRHPRGMNPVLLNDVVFGLHAMFATAITIIQCFLYERAEQRVSRIASGILAAIAIIVLVTLILAITGVVQWLDFLYYCSYIKLAMIIKYVPQALMNYRRKSTTGWSIGNILLDFTGGLLSMLQMILNAYNYNDWVSIFGSVTKFGMGLFSVLFDVLFILQHYVFYRHSQQLSISTTTNATEVVTDKADEQPRY, encoded by the exons ATGAAGAGTTCTACTGGTATCTACAGTGTACTTCGGTATACGAAATCATTAATATTTGTGATATCAATATCGG TAGCCTTATTCACACAAACAACCGCAGATGAACGATTCACACGAAGCTCTAACCGAAGCGGGTTAACCGTATCCACACATGATCTCACAATTAtagtaaaaaacacaaaaacatttgACGTTCTAATCAG GGATCCATTGGAACAGGACGTATTTGTCCAATTGGTAAAACAACATGAGACTTTAGTAGAATTGGACCCTAACTACTTCACAATCAGTGCATCGAATCCACAAAATAGAACAGTTAGCGTACGAGGACTCCAACTTGGACACCTAGAAGTTACAGCGACGAGCTTACCCGACGAGTCTTGGAT TGTTGACGATTTATTTGTACGCATAACTGTTGCAAAGTCGGAGCCGATTATTTACACATCAATCGTGTTCGGTTGGATTTATTTTGTGGCCTGGTCCATCTCGTTCTATCCGCagattttcattaattttagacGAAAATCTGTAATTGGACTCAATTTTGACTTTCTAGCACTCAACATTGTTGGTTTTACACTATATAGTGTTTTCAATTGTGGCCTCTATTGGGTACCCAGCATACAGGACGAATATGCCAGTCGACATCCACGTGGTATGAATCCAGTTTTATTGAATGATGTCGTATTCGGTTTACATGCGATGTTTGCGACAGCCATTACAATTATCCAGTGCTTTTTATATGAG CGCGCCGAACAAAGAGTCTCCAGAATCGCGTCAGGTATATTAGCCGCAATCGCGATAATTGTTTTGGTTACATTAATTCTAGCCATTACTGGTGTTGTGCAGTGGCTGGATTTTCTATACTACTGCAGCTACATTAAACTGGCGATGATCATCAAATATGTGCCCCag GCGCTGATGAACTATCGCCGTAAGAGCACTACTGGCTGGAGTATTGGTAATATTCTGTTGGATTTCACTGGCGGTTTGCTCAGCATGTTGCAGATGATCTTGAACGCATACAATTAta ACGATTGGGTGTCAATTTTCGGTTCTGtgacgaaattcggcatgggtCTATTCTCCGTGCTCTTCGATGTGTTATTTATTCTTCAACACTATGTGTTTTACAG
- the LOC126767643 gene encoding cystinosin homolog isoform X2, translating into MKSSTGIYSVLRYTKSLIFVISISALFTQTTADERFTRSSNRSGLTVSTHDLTIIVKNTKTFDVLIRDPLEQDVFVQLVKQHETLVELDPNYFTISASNPQNRTVSVRGLQLGHLEVTATSLPDESWIVDDLFVRITVAKSEPIIYTSIVFGWIYFVAWSISFYPQIFINFRRKSVIGLNFDFLALNIVGFTLYSVFNCGLYWVPSIQDEYASRHPRGMNPVLLNDVVFGLHAMFATAITIIQCFLYERAEQRVSRIASGILAAIAIIVLVTLILAITGVVQWLDFLYYCSYIKLAMIIKYVPQALMNYRRKSTTGWSIGNILLDFTGGLLSMLQMILNAYNYNDWVSIFGSVTKFGMGLFSVLFDVLFILQHYVFYRHSQQLSISTTTNATEVVTDKADEQPRY; encoded by the exons ATGAAGAGTTCTACTGGTATCTACAGTGTACTTCGGTATACGAAATCATTAATATTTGTGATATCAATATCGG CCTTATTCACACAAACAACCGCAGATGAACGATTCACACGAAGCTCTAACCGAAGCGGGTTAACCGTATCCACACATGATCTCACAATTAtagtaaaaaacacaaaaacatttgACGTTCTAATCAG GGATCCATTGGAACAGGACGTATTTGTCCAATTGGTAAAACAACATGAGACTTTAGTAGAATTGGACCCTAACTACTTCACAATCAGTGCATCGAATCCACAAAATAGAACAGTTAGCGTACGAGGACTCCAACTTGGACACCTAGAAGTTACAGCGACGAGCTTACCCGACGAGTCTTGGAT TGTTGACGATTTATTTGTACGCATAACTGTTGCAAAGTCGGAGCCGATTATTTACACATCAATCGTGTTCGGTTGGATTTATTTTGTGGCCTGGTCCATCTCGTTCTATCCGCagattttcattaattttagacGAAAATCTGTAATTGGACTCAATTTTGACTTTCTAGCACTCAACATTGTTGGTTTTACACTATATAGTGTTTTCAATTGTGGCCTCTATTGGGTACCCAGCATACAGGACGAATATGCCAGTCGACATCCACGTGGTATGAATCCAGTTTTATTGAATGATGTCGTATTCGGTTTACATGCGATGTTTGCGACAGCCATTACAATTATCCAGTGCTTTTTATATGAG CGCGCCGAACAAAGAGTCTCCAGAATCGCGTCAGGTATATTAGCCGCAATCGCGATAATTGTTTTGGTTACATTAATTCTAGCCATTACTGGTGTTGTGCAGTGGCTGGATTTTCTATACTACTGCAGCTACATTAAACTGGCGATGATCATCAAATATGTGCCCCag GCGCTGATGAACTATCGCCGTAAGAGCACTACTGGCTGGAGTATTGGTAATATTCTGTTGGATTTCACTGGCGGTTTGCTCAGCATGTTGCAGATGATCTTGAACGCATACAATTAta ACGATTGGGTGTCAATTTTCGGTTCTGtgacgaaattcggcatgggtCTATTCTCCGTGCTCTTCGATGTGTTATTTATTCTTCAACACTATGTGTTTTACAG